GATAATCAGtgatataaaaaacattaaaaaaatatactgaTAGTCAATTAGAAATTAGAAGCAATTGTTTACTTAGAAAGATCATGTATATAAttggaaaaacaaatgcatctttCCTTTGATTATCCTTAAATttcaaataatttgtttaaaatagcAACCTAAATTTGGTGGATGAATTTACATAAATGGACATTTCAGGTTCCAATTAAaactaattttgtttttgaccatgCCACTATTAGCATACTTAAAATTTTCCTGCaaatattcagtaaatatttaatggaaAACACTGGTTGTGTGTGACTTACTGTAATGCTGGATAGAGTGGAGTGCATGGTACCGGCAACAACAGGCTACAGAGTGCCAACACCACggctctccccatctctctgcCTTGTTCTGGCAACAGGACCTGCGAGAAACCAGTTAAAATTGCATCTCAGAAATCGCTGAACCAACAGTTCACCTCTCTTGACTTTTTAAAAGTCACAAAAACCTGCTAGCAGCACACactgtttttttcctgattgCAGTGATGTAACATTGTATTTTTACCTGTTTTCTGAGGAATTTGCAGTTCTATATAGTTATAGCATTTCCAGATTttaaagcacaaatgtttttgaAGATCATTATAATCCTTGGAATCTGGGATTTGGTCAAAATTGAGCTAGAATGCTGTTTCAAAATATGTCATCAATACAACAGAAATGAGTACAATAGCAATGAGCACATGCAAAATAACAGATagaaaagaaaggcagagaatGCGGGCTACACTAGGCAATAAATTCTCCAGTTAACTAATTACTGAGTAATTAATCAGTTCACCTGGATAATTTCCTTAAGTGTAGTTGCTTCTAAGTGCTCCCTCCTGTAGTCTTGGATGTGAAGGATAGATGGTCCAGTGCAGGTTACTTTCGCTCACGGCTGTCTGTCATGCTCAACACTCTCTCAAACAGGTGGTGCTGAAGGCAGTTCTTGAGTAAAGGAGAACCATGAGGACTGGGCTTCAGGGTCTACACTGCACACCAACCACATGAAGGTATCAGGTGACAACATTTCATAAAGACCTACAACACTGAGAAAACCTTCACAAGCAAATTTATCACTGATAAAGtatctttctgttctctctctctttctctatctctctatctctctatctgttgACCTTTGAGTCTGATTTAATGTCTGtcatattatttaatataacaaCACAGGCCTTTCAAaacaatttgagtaagtgtgaTCATGTTTGCATCCTCTGTAAAGATCAGGGTCATTATCAGTATACAATGGTTTTGTAAcctcataatttaaaaaaattacgtAAGATTTTTAAGTATGTTCATCAAATTTATAAGACTGTAGGCTACCCAGAAAAGGAACGTGTCAAGCTTAAATACTTTCTATTTTGGAACCACAAGTTGTGTCCATCCTGTCATGGACAAACAGAAAATAGAATCTGTATAGttattttcagagagaaatCATGTCCTCTTTTCAACAGTAATTATTATGATCCCTCAAAATCTTTTATAATCATGGATTTTTGGGGTGTTAGAACCACACATTTAGGTGGTATAGAACCACACATCATCAGTGGCTTGAAATCTCATGTAAGCGAATATTGCAAGTACCCCAATGATAGCAGGTCATCTCTGAGTTCAGTAGTTCCACAGTAGTTTTGGGAAGGAGCTGTTTTTTAGGtctatttgtatgtgtgtggattgATCTAAAGTCCCTGTCTCTTGGGAGGAACTTAAATAGATGGTGTCCAGGGTGTGGACTTATTACGTTGTAAGCTCTCCTCACGCACCAAATGCTGTGAAGATGCTCTAGTGCTGGCAGCTCTATGccaacaccacaacacactggAGAGCTTTGGTGCAGCTGCCATACCAGGCTGCTCTGTAGGAtgctgtctgtggtgtatctgtAAAAGGTGACAAGTTTGATGACCAGCTTGTTTGGTATGATGGTATTAGACACCGGGCTGTAGTCACCGAAGAGCATCTTGATGTCAGTGTTGTGTCTTTCAAGGTGAAAGAGGCCTGAATTGAGAATCACACAGATCGCATCCTCAGATGATCTTTTTGCCCAGTAGGTAAAGTGATGTTGGTCTAGTAAGACAATAAGACAATGGTTCTCAAAGTTTTTACACCACATAGCACCACATAAAATATTTGGCTCTCCGAGTACCACCATTATGACTGATACAGTTGTCTAGGTATATCCTATTTGGCTACACACAGTTGAGGCAAATTTATTCCTAATAagaatattatttattgttgacTTCTGTCAgccacactcacactgtacaAAGTGGTAGCACTAGAACTGGCACTTAAAAGCTTCCACACAACTCTCATACAAAGCAAGGGGcagtccctcacacacacacacaggaagtaaGGACAGCAGTTTTGAACCATTCATCTTACAATCTTcccaattttattttttacaaatatttcagaTATTCCTCCACATACAACTAGAGGGAGCACACGTACCATCAGTGTTACAAAGCACAGTTAGAGAACCTGTGAAGTAGGATATTACATAATTGAAGCAAAAGTACAGTTATGATTTCATTATAACATTTGATCTCACAGCCATTTTGCCCTCAACCAATATACCCTGCACAATCAAATGCCCCAATGACAATTTAGCCCATCAGATTATTAGGTCTCAATCAAAGTTACGGCCACTAATAAATACCACTTAGCCTCAACTACCCCACAGCAATTACCCCCGGACAGTCAAATTACCCCTCCATTCAATGACTTCAGCCAAATAACCCTCAACCTCCACTATGCCCACAGCTAAGTATCTCTGAGTCTCAACTACCGCACAGTCAATTGTCCGTTAACCAAAATACTGTTGCACAACCAGATGCCCCTTAATGGCAGTTGGCCCACAACAAGATTTAACCCAACAGCTAAATACCCCTATGCCTCAACTACCCCACAGCCAAAAGTCTTTAAACACAACAAAGCCCTTTAAACACAACTGGCCCCATCAGCCAACCAGATCCACAACTACCTCACAAACAAAATACTACTCAATCTTAACTGCCCCACAGCTAAAAAACCATCAGCCAAAATGACCCCCACAGCCAAATGTCCATGAATAACAGCCATCCCCAAAGGAACATAGGCCTCAACTCCCCAAAGCCAAATTCCTGATAAAAACCTACTAGTAGGCTATTTTTAACCACAAATAAGGCTTAAATATGATAACGATTGTCACATTGTTTAGTAATCAACATATGTCAGTTTCATAGTAAACAACTCTTACATTTTAATATCAATCTGTTAtgacattttcattaataatttaaaaatcaatCACTTTATACTTCTAAAGctttcacagacacatttaGACTTTTCAGCACTCTCAATGTCCACAGCTAAATGCTCCAAACCACTCATACCCAAACAGAAGAAATAACCCAAATATAGCCACACATATTCCAACAACCTCTACGTACTTCTAAGatatatataacttttaaaGCCATTAAAAGCAAAGTTatcaacatttaaaatacacCTTGATAACACAGTTTATAGCTCTTCAAGCATGTTTAGTTGTTATGGCAACTATTCCTTTCTCgactctgttttgttttggggttttttttttgcatacttttctttttcagtcatGAATTCCCTTTTTTGTTAAAATCTCCTCACCTTTTCTAcagcgctttctctctctctgatttcaCAGGTActtgtctctttccttcaaGGGTCTGCATctcacctggaccttttcctcttTGCTACTTCAGCTCCTGTCATAGCTGAACATCAACAGTTTAACAGATATTAGGAAATATtacttaaaacaaaacaacaagaaaacagcaaagaagGTATATGCAAGTATATGTCCACCGTATTGTGCAACTGTCATGTCAACGGGTGGACAATTTTAGCTAAAGCTAGCATTTCAAATATAGATTTTGatattctaaaataatatttattaactgAATATTTCATCACAACGGGGTGGACATTTTTAGCTTTAACTCATCTGAGTATGGAGATTTATAGGAGCACGCAGTTTATGCCTTTAGTCGAATGAAGATAGACCTTTTTTAAAGTTGTGAGGTCACTGATGTCAAAGGTCGCATTTTTACCAAGATGGTTATCCAAAGATGAGAGAGTGGACAGCAATTCTTGGACATGTTTAAATAacttgattttttattttatttatttaaaaaaaaaaattttcaatcaaaatggcaaaatgaataatcaaaatacctaaaatatttataacCTTACGataatatttaaaagttaaaaggttaaaacatgtttaaaaggttaaaacATCCAAAATACCCATTTCCTcatcaaagaaaatgtaataaggTTAACATTCCTATATATTCGTAAAATGTGTTCATTCAGAGTAAAACTTTAATcagttaattaaaaacattaattgttTCACAATCTTTGTATCCGCACATTTAAACGAGTATGTTGTATTGACCCTTAGGTAACAGAACGAAGTGTGAAGTCCacttataaaataaatgacGCATTCGTCATTAGATCAGAGTAGGCGATGGACAGAGAGCCATGTGTGAAAACGAACAATCATCTCACAAAACACTACTTATGACTAACAAGTAAACACTTGCAAAATAAAAGTCGCCGTTTATGTTAAATATAAGATTTCCTAACTAaaactattaattaaaaaacgTAAATCGATATTTTTGCGATTGATCTTCCTCCCAAGTTACACCGTTTACTTGTCTTAGAACTGAAACACGATTATCACTGTTACGTTTTAATAAAACCGTTATTTTGAAAACTACAAAACTGCATGTCAATGTTAACAGTGTGGGGTCATACGTGAGTGTATGTTACAGCTGAATTATTAGGTTACCTAACTAAGCTacagatatttttatatttattggcTGCTTGTACAGATTTGTTAGCTCGCTGATAATATACTTTTGTATATAACATTGTTCTGCGCAAACCACAGCACCATTGCTAAGTTAGCACTTAGCCTTAGCTAACGTTACTTTGAAAGTTAAATTGAGTTTCTTGTCTTGTTCATGGCTTTGTAGCTGAATCTCCCGTTTAGACATGATGTCTGCCCGCAGGCTTAGATTTCTAGTTTTTTCTGTTCAAAAGTGTTTATCTCGACTCGCCGACAAATGCAGAGGTTATTGCTCAGTGTCTGTATCTAGCACTTCTACTAATGagactgatgagacgagagtgagCACATTTAAGACCAAGCTGTCGTCTGGTCCGACGTTTCACGACTTCATTAAGAGTTCTTCAGGCAAAAGTTCAACTGAGACGCAACAGGAACATGAGGAATCGTATCTTCCTGAAGAAAGTGGTCTGGCGCAGCTACGGAAAGGTATGTAACTGCATTTGTTGCCGTGATAGTTCAGGCTTTAGGATTTTAATTCCCATGTGTCAGTATGCCGGTAGTCGTTGCcaattttattttgatgtttacATCTTGCAGTGTATTTCGAAACATACGGCTGTCAGATGAACGTCAACGACACTGAAATTGCGTGGTCCATTCTTCAGAAGGGTGGATATGTTCGGACCCATGAACTATCAGAGGTAAGTGTCAATgccttgacctttgacccttgaTGAACACAGCGCTTCCTTTATTTGAAAGCTTTCATtctcataatttttttttcctattttttttttatacaggcAGATGTGGTGCTTCTTGTCACATGTTCCATAAGGTAGGAAAAGcctatttctgtttatattttacacagtgAATCTATATGTTGCCAATCTTGTGCAACTTGACAGCAGTCCTTGACTTAAGTGACATTTTTTGCTTGGATGTAATGCTATTTTTtgttggaaaaaataaaaatcattgtGACAGGGAAAAGGCAGAGCAAACCATCTGGAACAGACTCAAACATCTAGCAGTTCTGAAAAAGAAGCGTCTAAAGAGCAGCACTCCATTAAAGATAGGAGTCCTGGGTAACTTCTCACTTCACCATAGTTCTTCATTCACTTTCAAATGTATCTCTCAgtctgaaatgtttgtgtgtgcgcatgtatgtttgtgtgagagttcACGCGCCTGTATACGCATACGTGTGCTTGCTCTCTTGTAGGTTGCATGGCAGAGAGACTAAAGACTGAGTtgctggagaaggagagggtgGTGGATGTTGTAGCAGGGCCAGATGCCTACAGAGATCTTCCCCGACTCCTTGCACTGGCCCATGGGGGTCAGAGGACCAGCAATGTCCTGCTCTCCCTGGAAGAGGCATATGCTGATGTCATGCCCATTCACCATTCAGGACACAGTGcctttgtgtgagtgccataaTAATATCTGGCTGATTTATAAGGGAGGAGTTCCTACTAAACACTAACTCTTAAATTAACTTTGCACTGTGTGATTTTGTAAAGATGGTAAAGAGTAAAATAACAGTCTCACATGTACAGTTCAATTTTTAAGTTAACATGTATAGACAGTTTTTGGTGTTTTCATATTCAACTCTAATACACTGAATTTAATCTGAACAGCAACTGTTagattaaaatacagaaaagtcAGCTATAATTTAAAGGCATTTGCTACCATATTGGATGAAACATGGGACTTGCATCCACAATAAAGccaaaaacagcaaatgctCATAGttcagttgtttattattatcattttactGAACACTTGTCAATCTGCATTTTTTGGTTAAATATTTATACATGACTGACCCTCCTACACTTATGAAGGGATATAAAACTTCAAACACCGTGGTGGCTCATCTTCAGCTCCTTCATGCTTTTAGATGTAGCACTTCAAACAATGGTTTGATATCAGGGGGTCGATACTTTTAAAGTCCTTTCACGCTGTTGACAGTACAGACCTTGTGTACTGCAAGCCTTGTTGGTGGCACCTTGTCTTACAGTGGGATTATCCAGTATATTTTGTCCCTCTTTGACTGCTGTAGGTCTATCACGCGGGGCTGTGACAACATGTGCAGCTACTGCATTGTGCCGTTTAcctgggggagggagaggagcagaCCTGTGTCCTCCATACTTGAAGAAGTGCGCATGCTGTCTGACCAGGTCTCTTCCCTTCAGCGACTATGTGTGCAGTCTGGCTTTACtagtttctgtgtgtgaaacTTGGCCAGATGTGAACACTAAGTATATGAAATTATCATGGCCACAGGGGGTGAAGGAAGTGACCCTGCTGGGTCAAAACGTGAACAGCTACAGAGACGTGTCTGGGGACGGGGCCAGCAACTCGGGGCTTGGTTCGCGCCTCAGCCGTGGTTTCAGCACCGTGTACCGTGATAAGCAAGGTGGCCTACGATTCGCTGACCTGCTACACCACGTCTCCCTCGTAAACCCTGACATAAGGATTCGCTTCACCTCGCCACATCCTAAAGACTTTCCTGATGAGGTAGAAACCCCAGAGTCATGGATGTGAGCATGTGGTTTTTGGTTGGGATACCCATGACTAGTGTGGGGAAggtacttttaaaatgtatttcgtTGCAGATGAcaaaatacagaacacagaatacatgctgttaaatgtaatttaaatgtaattaaagtgagttatattttaaatagtcTTGGAGAATGTTGAAGTATTCCAAAGTTTTTAAAGTATGTTCCTCGTTTGAGTAATCTAATGGAATATGTTACCAATTACATTTAGGGCCATGTACATTGTAATCTgtagtgaaatacattttaaaagtaaccaTTCCAACACTGCCTACAGTGACAGATTAAGCCCTGTGGAGGCCCCTAGGCAGTCATAATCTTGGGGCCTCCCTTGCAAATTATCTCCTaatatattctttttaaaaattccttgTTGCATGTCCCCTAAAAGGTGTGGGGCCTACTGGTCACTGCCTGCTCTGGTAATCTATTGGTAATCCGGCCTTGACTGTCTTTGACTGTTTATGGCTTGTGTGGTGTAGTGGATGTTCAAAGAGTTTAAGTATTTAGTtgagaatgagaaaatggtTTCTTATAGTCTGAATTCATGTGCAGATATTGCTCATAGGCCATTTTAAGCAGCAGACTGGATAATAATTTAGGATTCGCAAATTTGGATGTGAGCAGTAGATAAGATCATTAATAGATTATCAGATTGAAAAAGCCTTATGCTTATCAGATATGTGAAATAAGGTTTGACTGCCATAGTCAATTTGTGCTGTTTTCGTTTGACCTGTGCTGGGGTGGGTGAGTATGTTTCCTGAAGGTGTTACAGCTACTCCAAGAGCGGAGGAACATCTGTAAGCAGATCCACTTGCCAGCTCAGAGCGGCAGCAGCAGAGTCTTACAGACCATGAGGCGTGGGTGAGAAACGCTCCTAGAACGACAACACTCACCACAAGCACAGTAGAGATTAACCTGCTTATCTCAAATCTCTTGATGTCTCATGTGTTAAAACCTAGTTCTCACTTTAAGTCATCATGCTCTGGGATGTTTTCATAGGTATACTAGGGAAGCCTACCTTGAGCTTGTGGAAAACATTCGAAAGATAATACCAGGTGTCCTATCATTACCAAACATTCAGTatgtaattataaaattattgtaGCTATAATAGGtcgtgtgtgaatatatatatctatgtataatTTCTTTCTACAGGGGTCAGTCTGAGCAGTGACTTCATCACAGGCTTCTGTGGGGAAACCGAGGAGGACCACCAGCAGTCCGTTTCTCTGATCAGGGAAGTGGGCTATAATGTAGCCTTCCTGTTTGCCTACAGCATGAGGAAGGTGAGGTCCtattttgtcattgtgtttaaCACTATCAAAAAAACTGAGACATTCTCCCTGGTTCATGTGGTGGTTCTATCAAGAAATTCACCATTGTCTATTATCATTTGGAGAATTGAAAGGCTGTTGTGGCTGCCAGTTGGGCTTTACCTTCTGACATGAACATGTGTGTACCACACCCACAGAAAACTCAGGCATACCACCGTCTCGGGGACGATATCCCAGCTGAGGTGAAGAAGCGTCGCCTGGAGGAGCTTATCTGTACATTCCGAGAAGAGGCGACCAAGGTCAACACCAGGCTCATCGGCAGCACACAGCTTGTCCTAGTGGAGGGAGTGAGTACTGCAGTGGGTTGAAGCCATGCTGTGTTACAACTGTGTTTGGAGCACTTCTGCTGTTAATAATTTGGGATtgctgcatctgtgtgttttggtcatCATGTTTTGCATATCGATTTAACTAGATTTCTGCAAGAAAATAAATAGTTGCAGTAAATTCTCCTCCCTTATCTTATTTAGACCTGCTGGATCAACATCATAAGGTCTGTCTGACAACGATGATGAACAATGGCATTGTCTGTCAGCTCAGCCCTAGCACCTTTTggcatttcattttggttttggcCTTGTTCTTTTCTGGAGGGCAAGTagagtttatgtatttatggcATTGTTTGGTCAATTTTAGTCTACGTGAGTTGTATGGTCACTTTCCCGTTTGTGGTGTTAGTTTGCGATTGCCGCATGGGTTTCTGTGGCCCTTTCATTTGAAACCCTTCCCTGGTTAGGCATAGCATTGTGTCTGTTGTGGATGCTTTGagctttttgttatttttgaagTGTTGAGAGCAGTTCACATCTTTGGTACAGGGTTAATCCCAATGACTGGTTTCCTTGTGCTTGTGGTCTTTAGTGTATTACCTGCCATCAATTGTTTGAAGATTGGGGTCTTACttaat
The Electrophorus electricus isolate fEleEle1 chromosome 20, fEleEle1.pri, whole genome shotgun sequence genome window above contains:
- the LOC118240375 gene encoding mitochondrial tRNA methylthiotransferase CDK5RAP1-like produces the protein MMSARRLRFLVFSVQKCLSRLADKCRGYCSVSVSSTSTNETDETRVSTFKTKLSSGPTFHDFIKSSSGKSSTETQQEHEESYLPEESGLAQLRKVYFETYGCQMNVNDTEIAWSILQKGGYVRTHELSEADVVLLVTCSIREKAEQTIWNRLKHLAVLKKKRLKSSTPLKIGVLGCMAERLKTELLEKERVVDVVAGPDAYRDLPRLLALAHGGQRTSNVLLSLEEAYADVMPIHHSGHSAFVSITRGCDNMCSYCIVPFTWGRERSRPVSSILEEVRMLSDQGVKEVTLLGQNVNSYRDVSGDGASNSGLGSRLSRGFSTVYRDKQGGLRFADLLHHVSLVNPDIRIRFTSPHPKDFPDEVLQLLQERRNICKQIHLPAQSGSSRVLQTMRRGYTREAYLELVENIRKIIPGVSLSSDFITGFCGETEEDHQQSVSLIREVGYNVAFLFAYSMRKKTQAYHRLGDDIPAEVKKRRLEELICTFREEATKVNTRLIGSTQLVLVEGESKKSSQDLCGRNDGNVKVIFPRKDLLSYPTDTNPVTVKAGDYVLVKITSANSQSLQGHAFSHASLSDGHPRRL